GTCGCGGCACGGATCCGGCAGATGGAGGAGATGGGGCTGATCCAGGGCTATCGCGCGATCCTGTCGCCGTTGCAGCTTGGGCTGACGCATGTGACCTATATGGAGGTGCGGTTGTCGGACACGCGCAAGAAGGCTCTGGAGGAGTTCAATGCCCGGGTGCGGGGCATATCCGAAATTGAGGAATGCTATATGATCGCCGGGGGGTTCGACTATCTGCTGAAAATCCGCTCCCGCGACATGATGCATTTCCGGGAGATCATGGCGGATCGGATCTCGACGCTGCCTTATGTCAGCTCGACCAGCAGTTTCGTGGCGATGGAAGCCGTGATCGA
The genomic region above belongs to Paracoccus sp. SCSIO 75233 and contains:
- a CDS encoding Lrp/AsnC family transcriptional regulator — protein: MKELDSTNRKILAELVANARIPISELARKVGLSKTPVAARIRQMEEMGLIQGYRAILSPLQLGLTHVTYMEVRLSDTRKKALEEFNARVRGISEIEECYMIAGGFDYLLKIRSRDMMHFREIMADRISTLPYVSSTSSFVAMEAVIEQSWTEL